From Bacillota bacterium, one genomic window encodes:
- a CDS encoding helix-turn-helix transcriptional regulator has translation MLQLKLLGLQNEEIAAELSLSILTVETHCRNIYGRLGVGNLVELLRKFRTVDS, from the coding sequence GTGCTGCAACTCAAACTATTAGGGCTCCAGAACGAAGAAATCGCGGCCGAGCTTTCTCTGAGCATCCTCACGGTTGAAACACACTGCAGAAATATTTACGGCAGGCTCGGTGTCGGAAATCTTGTGGAATTACTGCGAAAGTTCCGGACAGTAGATTCTTAA